From the Paenibacillus sp. FSL H8-0548 genome, one window contains:
- a CDS encoding sensor histidine kinase, whose amino-acid sequence MDVQLTKRMTLILTIFVLGATVVLLLHTANLSFGLALLSCSYAVLVLIRDYLLKLDLSRMMGTLFIIFQLALSLVISIWSESFFAQIYLLILIGEFTFYHSRGHAIIFTTVSYVSIIIGVLIYRQMPPLEQVYLLFPRVIDYFAIFGMSLLARIAFQQKNQLATDNEQLRIASMELERKAILQERTRISRDIHDSVGHTLTSAITGLQTAAHAIQKNEYTIALEMVTRTKDTINSGLNDVRSSVHLLRENMPGDSFMPELVQLINETRTQTRIEITYEIDPALPELPPLIELTIYRALQEGLTNGIRHGTSTHFQFSLTHHAGLIRFILSDNGKPPLQMVYGFGLNAMKERVTDAGGEMSITSNGSARGVTLEITIPFITKPLEWSEHIV is encoded by the coding sequence ATGGATGTACAATTAACTAAAAGAATGACTCTCATCTTAACCATATTCGTCCTAGGAGCAACAGTCGTCTTATTACTCCATACCGCTAATCTTTCTTTTGGGCTGGCTCTGCTCTCATGCAGCTATGCCGTACTTGTCTTAATTCGAGATTACCTCTTAAAGCTTGATCTAAGTCGAATGATGGGAACTCTGTTTATCATTTTCCAACTAGCATTGTCTTTAGTCATATCGATATGGTCGGAAAGCTTTTTTGCACAAATTTATCTGTTAATTCTCATTGGGGAATTTACCTTCTATCACTCTAGAGGCCATGCTATTATCTTTACTACAGTAAGCTATGTCAGCATAATAATAGGTGTTTTGATCTACCGCCAAATGCCGCCGCTCGAACAAGTATATCTACTTTTCCCTCGGGTCATCGATTACTTTGCTATTTTCGGAATGAGTCTTCTTGCCAGAATTGCTTTTCAGCAAAAGAATCAACTAGCAACCGACAATGAACAACTCAGAATTGCCTCGATGGAACTAGAACGAAAAGCCATATTACAAGAGCGTACAAGAATATCCAGAGATATTCATGATTCCGTTGGACATACGCTAACGTCCGCCATAACGGGACTGCAAACCGCTGCGCATGCTATCCAAAAAAATGAATATACCATTGCATTGGAAATGGTCACTCGAACGAAGGATACGATTAATAGCGGACTGAATGACGTACGGTCATCGGTGCATTTGTTGCGTGAGAATATGCCGGGTGACTCTTTTATGCCCGAGCTTGTACAATTGATTAATGAAACGAGGACGCAAACCCGTATTGAAATTACATACGAAATAGACCCTGCATTGCCCGAGCTGCCTCCATTGATTGAGCTAACCATTTATCGCGCTCTTCAGGAGGGCTTAACCAATGGAATTCGACATGGCACCAGCACCCATTTTCAGTTTTCCTTAACTCATCATGCTGGACTCATCCGATTTATATTATCCGATAACGGCAAGCCTCCCTTGCAGATGGTGTATGGCTTTGGTCTAAACGCCATGAAAGAAAGAGTGACGGATGCTGGGGGAGAAATGTCGATTACAAGCAATGGCTCAGCCCGCGGTGTTACACTGGAAATCACTATTCCATTTATAACAAAACCACTTGAATGGAGTGAGCATATTGTCTAA
- a CDS encoding response regulator transcription factor, which yields MSKTTVIIADDQPLIRDGLAAILHMEDKYTVVAKTGDGLATVAQVELHRPGLVLMDIHMPKLDGLQATKQIKADYPDTKILILSTFEDEEYILEAIRYGASGFLVKGVETDKILSTVQDCLDGRINYPFSIQSRLINALNVSEQLGERTLEEIAAAHSNPSHNENLNSLTIQEKNIVRNLKQGKSNQAIASDLFLTTGTVKNYLNTIYKKLRVSSRAEAIAYLHEYDL from the coding sequence TTGTCTAAAACAACCGTTATTATTGCTGACGACCAGCCTTTAATACGTGATGGCTTAGCGGCTATTTTGCATATGGAGGATAAATATACAGTAGTTGCCAAGACGGGTGATGGCTTGGCAACGGTAGCACAGGTAGAGCTGCATCGGCCTGGGCTTGTACTCATGGACATCCATATGCCAAAGCTGGATGGCTTGCAGGCAACCAAGCAAATTAAAGCAGACTATCCGGATACAAAGATACTTATTCTGTCTACTTTCGAGGATGAGGAATATATTTTGGAGGCTATACGTTATGGTGCCAGCGGATTTTTAGTTAAGGGTGTCGAGACTGATAAAATTTTATCTACTGTTCAGGACTGTTTGGATGGGAGAATAAACTATCCCTTCAGCATTCAATCGCGCCTTATTAACGCACTAAACGTTTCAGAACAGCTAGGGGAACGGACCTTGGAGGAAATAGCAGCAGCTCATTCTAATCCAAGCCATAATGAAAACTTGAATAGCTTGACCATTCAGGAAAAAAACATTGTAAGGAATCTAAAGCAAGGAAAGTCTAATCAAGCGATAGCATCAGATTTATTTTTGACAACGGGTACAGTAAAAAACTACCTTAATACCATTTACAAAAAGCTTCGCGTTTCCAGCAGAGCGGAAGCCATTGCTTATCTTCACGAATATGACCTCTAA
- a CDS encoding PRK06851 family protein has protein sequence MDGTILNFYAGGNTAHGFTNLYDSSLQGLTRVFVLKGSPGTGKTKLIREIGDQMVQQGCEVWFIHCASDNDALDGVIIPKLKVGVVDGTAPHLIEPDLPEANIVYVDLEQAADKLQLSLRKQEIKSLIEQIMQAHNRAYSGFAEALRIHDEWEAIYIANMSFQAADELTEEYTQLLYGDQNLERLSRIDHRFLGAATPKGAVDYVPSLTAGLKRYLVKGRAGSGKSTLLKKLAAEAVQRGFNIEIYHCGFDPNSLDMIIVRELGFAIFDSTAPHEYDPDRVTDEIVDMYSRCIKPGTDETNSDAIAEIKGRYTQAMKQSIQHLAHSKCLRDELKEIYASAMDSDRVDQIRSQIEQEINRITH, from the coding sequence ATGGACGGAACTATCCTTAATTTCTATGCGGGAGGAAATACGGCTCACGGATTCACGAACCTGTATGATTCGTCGCTTCAAGGATTAACACGTGTATTTGTTTTAAAAGGGAGCCCGGGTACGGGGAAAACGAAGCTCATTCGAGAAATCGGAGATCAGATGGTGCAGCAGGGCTGCGAGGTCTGGTTTATCCACTGCGCTTCAGATAACGATGCGTTGGATGGCGTCATTATACCCAAATTAAAAGTAGGAGTTGTGGATGGAACGGCGCCGCATCTCATTGAGCCCGATTTACCTGAGGCGAACATCGTTTATGTGGATTTGGAGCAGGCTGCTGATAAGCTTCAGTTAAGCTTGCGAAAGCAGGAAATCAAAAGCTTGATCGAGCAAATTATGCAAGCGCATAACCGCGCGTATTCCGGCTTTGCTGAAGCGCTTCGCATTCACGACGAATGGGAAGCCATCTATATTGCCAATATGAGCTTTCAAGCAGCTGATGAATTGACCGAGGAATATACTCAGCTCCTCTACGGTGACCAGAACCTAGAGAGGCTAAGCCGAATAGACCATCGTTTTCTTGGTGCGGCGACGCCTAAGGGTGCTGTAGATTACGTCCCTAGTCTGACCGCAGGCTTAAAGAGGTATTTGGTTAAGGGCCGAGCTGGCTCAGGTAAATCAACCCTGTTGAAAAAATTAGCAGCCGAAGCAGTTCAGCGCGGCTTTAATATTGAGATCTATCATTGCGGCTTTGATCCGAACAGTCTCGATATGATTATCGTACGAGAGCTGGGGTTCGCTATTTTTGACAGCACCGCACCGCATGAGTATGATCCTGATCGTGTTACCGACGAGATTGTCGATATGTATAGCAGATGTATTAAGCCAGGCACGGATGAAACCAATTCGGATGCTATCGCCGAGATTAAAGGACGATACACTCAAGCTATGAAGCAGTCTATACAGCATCTGGCACATTCCAAATGTTTGCGGGATGAGCTAAAGGAAATCTATGCGTCGGCAATGGATTCCGACCGTGTAGATCAGATTAGATCCCAAATTGAACAGGAAATCAACAGAATAACTCATTAG
- a CDS encoding AIM24 family protein: MAFTINNLKDNSNVVIKEQLGGFSVIEYKEDLSNTTFAEAQSNFFMSKSNMRNKQLMIELKNSEVMLSAGAMQYMVGNIEMTSGVKGVGGLMRNLVSSAVTGTSAIKPLYKGTGTIMLETTYKYLWLIDVDNDHIVIEDGMFLACETSLQIAVSARKNLSSAALGGEGLFNLSAKGKGILALEAPIPSEEAVVIELQNDVLKVDGNFALMWSNSLDFTVEKSGKTRIGSAMSGEGLVNVYRGTGMVWLAPLTEYRNSLLQPKTQ; the protein is encoded by the coding sequence ATGGCTTTCACCATTAATAATCTCAAAGATAACAGCAACGTCGTAATCAAGGAACAGCTTGGCGGGTTTTCGGTTATCGAATATAAAGAGGATTTGAGTAATACTACCTTCGCGGAAGCACAGTCCAACTTCTTCATGAGCAAGAGCAATATGCGCAACAAGCAGCTGATGATTGAGCTGAAAAACAGCGAGGTTATGCTGAGCGCTGGGGCTATGCAGTATATGGTCGGCAATATTGAAATGACCTCAGGAGTGAAGGGGGTCGGAGGATTGATGAGAAATCTCGTGTCCAGTGCAGTAACCGGGACCAGTGCCATTAAACCGCTCTACAAAGGCACTGGCACGATTATGCTGGAAACGACCTATAAATACTTATGGCTGATTGATGTAGATAACGACCATATTGTCATTGAAGATGGCATGTTCCTCGCTTGTGAGACATCACTGCAAATCGCAGTCTCTGCGCGCAAGAACCTTTCCTCTGCCGCTCTGGGCGGGGAAGGGCTGTTTAATCTGAGTGCGAAAGGTAAAGGCATCCTGGCCCTGGAAGCCCCAATTCCCTCGGAGGAGGCCGTTGTCATCGAGCTGCAGAATGATGTGCTGAAGGTCGATGGAAACTTTGCATTAATGTGGTCTAATTCGCTGGACTTCACCGTTGAGAAATCCGGAAAAACCCGGATAGGCTCTGCCATGTCCGGCGAGGGGCTCGTTAATGTGTACCGGGGAACTGGCATGGTCTGGCTAGCGCCACTGACCGAGTACAGAAACAGCCTGCTTCAGCCCAAAACACAGTAG
- a CDS encoding response regulator transcription factor: MTMPKIKVLIVEDDHLIAKRYQMILSKDEQIEFVGRASSGYEGTMLAALNKPDIILMDIELEDKQAGLRATSEILNYMPEIKIVILTVCETDDTVFRAFELGAMNYLLKNMPANAILDAVKDAYYDRPSLHANIAGKITREFKRIKTTEDSLLHNFYILTQLTPTELEVLELLMKDYTRQEICKLRHVEPSTLKSQINSILKKFNKSSVQEIVPALRELHIPQILSQRKGKQSLF; encoded by the coding sequence ATGACTATGCCCAAAATTAAGGTGCTTATTGTAGAGGATGATCACTTGATTGCCAAGCGCTATCAAATGATTCTATCTAAAGATGAGCAAATCGAATTTGTTGGGAGGGCGTCCAGCGGATACGAAGGAACCATGCTGGCCGCACTCAACAAACCAGATATTATTTTGATGGATATTGAGCTGGAGGATAAGCAGGCGGGACTCAGAGCAACTTCGGAAATTTTAAACTATATGCCCGAAATTAAAATTGTCATACTGACCGTTTGTGAGACGGATGATACGGTATTTCGCGCATTTGAGCTAGGTGCAATGAACTATTTGTTAAAAAACATGCCAGCAAATGCGATATTGGACGCTGTAAAGGATGCTTATTATGATAGACCGTCCTTGCACGCCAATATTGCTGGGAAAATTACGCGGGAGTTCAAAAGAATTAAGACAACGGAAGATAGCTTGCTGCACAATTTTTATATTTTGACTCAGCTCACACCTACGGAACTGGAGGTTTTAGAGCTATTAATGAAGGATTATACCCGTCAGGAAATATGCAAGCTAAGACATGTGGAGCCTTCCACTCTAAAATCACAAATTAACAGCATTTTAAAAAAATTCAATAAAAGCAGTGTTCAAGAGATTGTACCTGCCTTGCGAGAGCTGCATATACCGCAAATTCTTTCACAAAGAAAAGGAAAGCAATCACTTTTTTAA
- a CDS encoding HAMP domain-containing sensor histidine kinase, translating into MFIFLVFILFIAIALFCLTQQKYTKATLFMLLMGLSYLIVVSCIIIYMSKDAYYYYSLDNYFGIKQALQNQLMFLPISKFTLIRVFNLFTMLFIYTGLCSAIYFAFNISSKRGTMLLALLAVPCMVQVVLYDPSFYTYLYYKLYPDYMTSQGFNSAYEAIHNITFTMNTIYIAAGVVLLLYALYDAPKVRQIRSNILMILMSYISVQITYYYMNYWAPDILIKVSKAAHFIRFKPINLVGNPSIYTLLPYIAAFCLFVSLYSIYKYARIQNSIKNQESVISHNIDSALLTSRVFSHYIKNELLAIMAQTEFLESMCEKSPEVVEEIRVIEQRCHKVYDRLDAVHQKNLKSKIELEPVSLNELLDKLLDDMSLELKHTKVNYARLQRQLFIMADPYYFSQAMENILSNAVDALEFVPEKSRSIDIEINLKNKWVELVIGDNGVGIAEENMRTIFQPFYSSKPTATNWGMGLSICHTIITTHGGKINAVSKEGEGSSFRIVMPLLSAAEN; encoded by the coding sequence ATGTTTATTTTCTTAGTGTTTATTCTATTTATTGCTATAGCGCTATTCTGTCTGACACAGCAAAAATATACAAAAGCCACTCTATTTATGCTATTGATGGGGCTTTCCTATCTAATTGTAGTTTCCTGTATCATTATTTACATGTCCAAGGATGCCTATTATTACTATAGTCTTGATAATTATTTTGGAATAAAGCAAGCGCTTCAAAATCAATTAATGTTTCTGCCCATTTCAAAATTCACCTTGATTCGAGTTTTTAATCTTTTTACGATGCTATTTATTTACACGGGACTTTGTTCAGCGATCTATTTTGCTTTTAACATTTCTTCCAAACGTGGAACGATGCTGTTGGCCTTGTTAGCTGTTCCATGTATGGTACAGGTCGTTTTATATGATCCATCCTTCTATACGTACCTATATTATAAGCTTTATCCAGACTACATGACCTCGCAAGGCTTTAATTCTGCCTATGAAGCCATTCATAACATCACGTTTACGATGAATACCATTTATATTGCAGCGGGGGTTGTTCTGCTCCTATATGCTTTGTATGATGCACCTAAGGTTCGTCAAATCCGAAGTAATATACTCATGATTTTAATGTCGTATATCTCCGTTCAAATTACGTATTATTATATGAATTACTGGGCGCCGGATATTTTAATTAAGGTTTCAAAAGCAGCTCATTTTATACGGTTCAAACCGATTAATTTAGTGGGGAATCCATCGATTTATACGTTATTGCCGTATATTGCGGCGTTTTGTTTATTTGTTAGTTTATATAGCATATACAAATATGCCCGAATCCAAAATAGTATTAAAAATCAAGAATCCGTTATTTCTCATAATATTGATTCTGCATTATTAACGTCCCGCGTATTTAGTCATTATATTAAGAACGAATTGTTGGCTATTATGGCACAAACGGAGTTTTTGGAAAGCATGTGTGAAAAATCGCCTGAAGTCGTTGAGGAAATACGTGTGATTGAACAGCGTTGCCATAAGGTATATGATCGATTAGATGCAGTGCATCAAAAAAACCTAAAATCTAAAATCGAGTTAGAGCCTGTCTCATTAAACGAGCTTCTGGATAAGCTGCTGGATGACATGAGCTTGGAGCTCAAGCATACTAAGGTGAATTATGCGAGGCTTCAAAGACAGCTGTTCATTATGGCTGATCCCTACTATTTCTCTCAAGCTATGGAAAATATTTTATCTAATGCAGTGGATGCACTTGAATTTGTTCCTGAGAAATCGAGATCTATTGATATTGAAATCAATCTTAAAAATAAGTGGGTCGAGCTAGTTATTGGTGATAATGGTGTCGGAATTGCGGAAGAGAATATGAGAACTATTTTTCAACCCTTTTATTCGTCTAAGCCTACGGCTACAAATTGGGGGATGGGGTTGTCGATATGCCACACGATTATAACGACGCATGGGGGCAAAATCAATGCGGTTAGTAAGGAAGGCGAAGGCAGCTCGTTTCGTATTGTTATGCCTTTGCTTTCGGCTGCCGAAAATTGA
- a CDS encoding sugar ABC transporter substrate-binding protein encodes MSKKYSYISLSLIAALTLTLAGCSSNNTNTPSSTSSNEKVVLQYYTWTDEEDYMKKVVGAFNAQNSDIEVQLNTISNNSNEYNTKIMTNLLGGSEMDVYSINGTSSLGLYSSKNQLLDITDRIKEANLDVGAYGTSFQDIIEVLTEGKYYALPYRTSQYALFYNKAIFDREGIPYPTQTTWDEYAELAKSLTKGEGVDKQWGGYYADWITAPLGALQKGSTILDDSLDDVADWLDYLERLYTQDRSHMSYKQMKSESIDWIKQFESGNVAMLINGEWTLNMLKADIADGKTDIAFDMAPLPLPEGTTDPITVGGVSTFIGINGESDKQDAAFKFVQFVTGEEGESIIAESSVLPAYSSDKTKAAFLNATGIQGSSFFFEANTVVENQPISQIDEVNRVYSENRDLFLFQEQDSAKTMQNFSKQRQSVLNP; translated from the coding sequence ATGAGTAAAAAATATAGTTATATCAGTTTATCGTTAATTGCAGCACTTACGTTAACATTAGCTGGCTGCAGCTCAAACAACACCAACACGCCAAGCAGTACAAGCAGCAACGAAAAAGTGGTTTTGCAATATTACACATGGACCGATGAAGAGGATTATATGAAAAAGGTTGTTGGTGCCTTTAATGCACAAAATAGCGATATTGAGGTGCAGCTGAACACCATCAGCAATAATTCGAATGAGTATAATACAAAAATTATGACTAATCTTTTGGGCGGCTCGGAAATGGATGTGTATAGCATCAACGGCACAAGCAGCTTAGGCTTATACTCATCCAAAAACCAGCTTCTTGATATTACAGATCGAATTAAAGAGGCGAATTTGGACGTGGGTGCATATGGTACTAGCTTTCAAGATATTATCGAGGTGTTAACAGAAGGCAAATATTATGCTCTTCCTTATCGTACCTCGCAGTACGCATTGTTCTATAACAAAGCTATTTTTGATCGCGAAGGCATTCCATATCCTACACAAACGACATGGGATGAATATGCCGAGTTAGCGAAAAGCTTAACCAAAGGCGAAGGAGTAGACAAGCAATGGGGCGGTTACTACGCGGATTGGATTACTGCACCACTTGGCGCTCTTCAAAAGGGCTCAACCATTTTAGACGATAGTTTAGATGATGTAGCGGATTGGCTAGATTACTTAGAACGCCTATATACGCAGGATCGTTCTCATATGAGCTATAAACAAATGAAATCCGAAAGCATTGATTGGATTAAGCAATTTGAAAGTGGAAATGTGGCTATGCTCATTAATGGCGAATGGACTCTCAATATGCTTAAAGCGGATATTGCAGACGGCAAGACCGATATTGCCTTTGATATGGCCCCCCTTCCATTGCCAGAAGGAACGACTGACCCGATCACCGTTGGTGGAGTAAGTACTTTTATTGGGATTAACGGAGAAAGTGACAAACAAGATGCAGCTTTCAAATTTGTGCAGTTTGTAACGGGTGAGGAAGGCGAATCCATCATTGCCGAATCCAGTGTATTGCCGGCATATTCCAGCGATAAAACAAAGGCAGCGTTCCTTAATGCAACAGGAATTCAAGGCAGCAGCTTCTTTTTCGAAGCCAACACAGTTGTAGAAAATCAACCTATTTCACAAATTGATGAGGTTAATCGCGTATATAGCGAAAATCGAGATCTATTCCTGTTCCAAGAGCAGGACTCTGCAAAGACCATGCAAAACTTCTCAAAACAACGTCAATCTGTTCTTAATCCGTAA
- a CDS encoding sugar ABC transporter permease, producing MTSRRLHHYKSYMTGSLFILPAFILFAIFIFIPLVYGIMMSFTDYGGFNIKANFIGIRNYTKLLSDDYFLISLKNNFVYTLLFVPLTMLFALFSAIALNNIWHLRKYLRMAFYLPQITSMVSIAIVWGLLFNPLSGPINHILKAIGITNPPEWLMSSQWALFAIVLVAVWKSFGYYMIILLAGIQGIPEHLYESAKLDGAGKFKQFLYITLPGLSPTLFMVLILTIINSFQVFDLVSVMTDGGPGRSTNVLVLRIYQEAFIHYRMGYAAAMSTVLFLIIMVISLIQFKLEKKWVNY from the coding sequence ATGACGAGTAGACGTCTGCATCACTACAAGTCATATATGACAGGGTCGCTATTCATTCTTCCGGCCTTCATTTTATTCGCAATTTTTATTTTCATTCCATTAGTCTATGGGATTATGATGAGCTTTACCGATTACGGCGGTTTCAATATTAAAGCGAATTTTATTGGCATCCGCAATTATACCAAACTATTATCAGATGATTATTTTCTTATTTCACTAAAAAACAATTTTGTTTATACCCTTTTATTTGTTCCGTTAACGATGCTGTTCGCCTTATTTTCTGCCATTGCCTTAAACAACATATGGCATCTTCGCAAATATTTACGCATGGCCTTTTATTTACCTCAAATCACGTCCATGGTATCTATTGCAATCGTTTGGGGCCTTTTGTTCAACCCTTTATCTGGTCCCATTAATCATATTCTAAAGGCTATAGGCATAACCAATCCTCCTGAATGGTTAATGTCCTCTCAGTGGGCATTATTCGCTATTGTACTTGTCGCTGTTTGGAAAAGCTTTGGTTATTACATGATTATTTTGCTTGCAGGCATTCAGGGAATTCCTGAGCATTTATACGAGTCCGCTAAGCTTGATGGTGCCGGTAAGTTTAAGCAGTTCTTATATATCACTTTGCCTGGACTGTCGCCAACTCTATTTATGGTGCTCATATTAACCATCATCAACTCCTTCCAAGTGTTTGATTTAGTATCCGTCATGACAGACGGTGGACCTGGGCGCTCGACCAATGTGCTAGTCCTCAGAATCTATCAAGAAGCATTTATTCATTACCGAATGGGCTATGCTGCAGCGATGTCTACGGTTCTGTTTCTCATTATTATGGTGATCTCATTAATTCAATTCAAGCTAGAGAAAAAATGGGTGAATTACTAA
- a CDS encoding carbohydrate ABC transporter permease: MDIINKSNRDKLAYYLLLFFLIAFSIATLFPFLWMISTSLRTDVDLFKNPMNWIPQSLYLDHYKEVWTTIPFGRYFLNTLKLSVIITGLQVIICSMAAYAFAKLKVPFKNTIFVLFMANLMMPWHSIMVPQFSVVSSLGLYNTHSGYILIQLFSGFGIFLMRQFFLSLPNELNEAARVDGFNEWKIFWKIIMPLSAAGLSTFGIFTFTFMWNDYLAPLIYLNDDTLKTLQLGLKAFQTEHTMDYGLLMAGTLLATIPMVIVFLIGERFFIQGVATTGMKN, from the coding sequence ATGGATATCATCAATAAATCGAACAGAGATAAGCTTGCATACTATTTATTGCTATTTTTTCTTATTGCTTTCTCGATCGCAACTCTTTTTCCGTTCTTATGGATGATTTCTACTTCACTTCGAACGGATGTGGATCTATTTAAAAATCCGATGAATTGGATTCCTCAATCGTTATATCTAGATCATTACAAAGAGGTATGGACGACCATTCCTTTTGGCCGATATTTCTTAAACACCTTAAAGCTGTCTGTGATCATTACTGGCTTGCAGGTTATTATTTGCTCCATGGCAGCCTATGCCTTCGCTAAGCTGAAGGTACCGTTTAAGAATACGATCTTTGTATTATTTATGGCTAACTTAATGATGCCTTGGCATTCCATTATGGTGCCACAGTTTTCAGTAGTGAGCAGCTTAGGGCTGTATAACACCCATAGCGGTTATATTTTAATTCAGTTGTTTAGCGGCTTTGGTATTTTCCTCATGCGGCAATTTTTCTTGAGCCTGCCTAATGAGCTTAATGAGGCTGCCCGAGTAGATGGTTTTAATGAATGGAAGATTTTTTGGAAAATCATTATGCCATTATCCGCAGCAGGCTTGTCTACATTTGGTATTTTTACGTTTACATTTATGTGGAATGACTATTTAGCACCGCTGATTTACTTGAATGACGATACATTAAAGACACTTCAGCTAGGTTTAAAAGCATTCCAAACCGAGCACACCATGGACTATGGATTGCTTATGGCGGGAACATTGCTAGCTACCATTCCTATGGTTATTGTCTTTTTGATAGGTGAGAGATTCTTTATTCAAGGAGTCGCAACAACAGGTATGAAAAACTAA
- a CDS encoding cellulase family glycosylhydrolase — protein sequence MTNSSNTFVQVVGEDFTVNGEKIVFRGFGLGSWMNLEHFMIGLPGTDTMIKQAFAEVYGDERSTAFFDRFLLEFVDEKDFEFLKKLGVNSLRIPFNYKYFIDDQNPNQYKYEGFVYLDHIISLCEKYEIYGILDLHSVPGGQNPDWHCDTNSGLPLFWEYGALRDTVIGLWGYIAQYYKDQPWVAAYDIVNEPSMVTNAAVFNEFYQKVIAEIRKYDEQHIIFIEGNTFTTDFSMIDPIDDPQVAYEFHFYPFVDEPAVLTKEMDRKRRKEIFAEGFHQLITIREKYKRPIWCGELGLVFEKEVIEFQVTIIEDMLDLCEENDVSWALWTYKDAATMGIVYPRADTPWRKLTDEIKQVWNQHKEQEKGEALVDYMAETYFQPISKERRYPLQFRMRTIMQVICVEQILKPFLQKLSWEEMYELPASFHWDQCEHWSELAALIGKYTKA from the coding sequence ATGACAAATAGCAGCAATACGTTTGTACAGGTAGTTGGCGAGGATTTTACAGTTAACGGTGAAAAAATAGTATTTCGAGGCTTTGGCTTAGGCTCTTGGATGAATCTTGAGCATTTTATGATCGGTTTGCCCGGCACCGACACGATGATTAAACAAGCTTTTGCTGAGGTATACGGCGACGAGCGCAGCACAGCATTTTTCGACCGCTTCTTATTAGAGTTTGTAGATGAAAAGGATTTTGAATTTCTCAAAAAACTAGGCGTTAACTCCTTAAGGATTCCGTTTAACTATAAGTACTTTATCGATGATCAGAATCCAAATCAATATAAATACGAAGGTTTTGTCTATCTTGACCATATCATTTCCTTATGTGAAAAGTACGAGATCTACGGTATTCTCGACCTTCACTCCGTTCCAGGCGGACAAAATCCGGATTGGCACTGTGATACGAACTCAGGTCTGCCGTTATTCTGGGAGTACGGAGCCTTGCGCGATACCGTTATCGGATTATGGGGCTATATCGCCCAGTATTACAAGGATCAGCCTTGGGTAGCCGCTTACGATATTGTAAATGAACCCTCCATGGTTACCAATGCTGCCGTATTCAATGAATTTTATCAAAAGGTCATTGCTGAAATCCGCAAATATGACGAGCAGCATATTATTTTTATTGAAGGCAATACATTCACAACTGACTTTTCCATGATCGATCCGATTGATGATCCACAGGTCGCTTATGAATTTCATTTCTATCCATTCGTCGATGAACCAGCTGTACTTACAAAGGAAATGGACCGCAAGCGTCGTAAAGAAATATTTGCAGAGGGGTTCCATCAGTTGATTACGATTCGCGAGAAATATAAGCGCCCGATCTGGTGCGGTGAGCTTGGATTAGTGTTTGAGAAGGAAGTCATCGAGTTTCAGGTCACGATTATAGAAGATATGCTGGATCTTTGCGAGGAAAATGATGTGTCCTGGGCTCTATGGACCTACAAGGATGCTGCTACTATGGGGATCGTTTACCCCCGAGCAGACACCCCTTGGCGTAAGTTAACGGATGAAATTAAACAAGTATGGAATCAGCATAAAGAGCAGGAAAAGGGCGAAGCATTAGTCGATTACATGGCAGAAACCTATTTCCAGCCGATCTCCAAGGAGCGGCGCTATCCGCTGCAGTTCCGCATGAGAACAATTATGCAGGTGATCTGCGTGGAGCAAATCTTAAAGCCATTCCTGCAAAAGCTATCCTGGGAGGAGATGTACGAGCTTCCAGCATCGTTCCACTGGGATCAATGTGAGCACTGGAGCGAGCTTGCTGCCTTAATTGGCAAGTATACAAAAGCTTAA